The Chryseolinea soli genome contains a region encoding:
- the ccoN gene encoding cytochrome-c oxidase, cbb3-type subunit I codes for MQIEKFSYDNKIVKAFMIATVVFGLVGMLVGLTAAIQLVYPVFNFDLQYTTFGRIRPLHTNAIIFAFVGNAMFAGVYYSMQRLLKTRMFSDKLSWIHFWGWQLIILAAAITLPLGYTTSKEYAELEWPIDLAITVIWVVFGWNMIGTIIKRRERHMYVAIWFYIATFITVAVLHVVNSFEIPVTFFKSYSWYAGVQDALVQWWYGHNAVAFFLTTPYLGMMYYFLPKAANRPVYSYRLSIIHFWSLIFIYIWAGPHHLLYTSLPDWAQSLGVVFSIMLIAPSWGGMLNGLLTLRGAWDRVREDPVLKFMVVAVTAYGMATLEGPLLSLKNVNAIAHFTDWIVAHVHVGGLGWNGFMIFAMLYWITPRMWNTKLYSTRLANTHFWLGTLGIIFYALPMYVSGVVQSLMWKEFNPEGFLVYKNFLETTMAILPLHALRATGGALYLTGAFIMTYNLIKTAYAGSFVANEDAEAAPLEKAYIATSGGWHHRLLEHKPVIFTVLTLVAILIGGAIEMIPTFLIKSNVPTITSVKPYTPLELHGRDIYIREGCVNCHTQMVRPFRSETERYGEYSKSGEFVYDHPFLWGSKRTGPDLARLNGKYSNTWHYNHLLAPDAVSTGSIMPAYPWLFEQSIQKELTPGKISAMRKIGVPYEAGYEEKANEELEQQANAIAATLKTDGIEVADDAEIVALIAYLQRLGKDIKVETANPTLVSETPKN; via the coding sequence ATGCAAATAGAAAAATTCAGTTACGACAACAAGATCGTGAAGGCATTCATGATCGCCACCGTTGTGTTTGGACTCGTGGGGATGCTCGTCGGGTTAACGGCCGCGATACAACTGGTGTACCCGGTCTTCAACTTTGACCTGCAGTACACCACGTTCGGCAGGATCCGGCCGCTGCACACCAACGCCATCATTTTTGCTTTTGTAGGCAATGCGATGTTTGCCGGTGTTTACTACTCCATGCAGCGCCTGCTCAAAACCCGGATGTTCAGTGACAAACTCAGCTGGATCCATTTTTGGGGATGGCAACTCATCATCCTGGCTGCGGCCATCACCTTGCCGTTGGGCTACACCACGTCGAAGGAATATGCCGAACTCGAATGGCCCATCGATCTTGCCATCACCGTCATTTGGGTGGTGTTCGGCTGGAACATGATCGGCACCATCATCAAACGCAGGGAGCGGCACATGTATGTGGCCATCTGGTTCTACATTGCCACGTTCATTACGGTGGCTGTGTTGCACGTGGTGAACTCCTTCGAGATCCCTGTAACATTCTTCAAGAGCTATTCATGGTACGCCGGCGTGCAAGACGCCCTGGTGCAATGGTGGTATGGTCACAATGCGGTGGCTTTCTTTCTCACCACTCCTTACCTGGGTATGATGTATTACTTCCTGCCGAAAGCCGCTAACCGGCCGGTGTACTCGTATCGCCTTTCTATCATACACTTCTGGTCGCTCATCTTCATTTACATTTGGGCCGGCCCCCACCATTTGCTTTACACTTCCCTGCCCGATTGGGCACAGTCGCTGGGAGTGGTCTTCTCCATCATGCTCATCGCCCCGTCGTGGGGTGGCATGCTGAACGGATTGCTCACGCTGAGAGGGGCCTGGGACCGCGTGCGCGAAGATCCCGTTTTGAAATTCATGGTGGTGGCCGTCACTGCCTATGGCATGGCCACCTTGGAAGGCCCACTGCTGTCCTTAAAGAACGTGAACGCCATCGCGCATTTCACGGATTGGATCGTGGCCCACGTGCATGTGGGTGGATTGGGATGGAACGGCTTTATGATCTTTGCCATGCTGTATTGGATCACCCCGCGCATGTGGAACACCAAGCTGTATTCCACACGGTTGGCCAACACGCACTTCTGGCTGGGAACACTCGGCATCATTTTCTACGCCCTCCCCATGTATGTATCGGGCGTTGTACAAAGTCTCATGTGGAAAGAATTCAACCCCGAAGGCTTCCTCGTGTATAAAAATTTCCTGGAGACTACGATGGCGATTCTGCCCTTGCATGCTTTGCGTGCCACCGGCGGTGCATTATATCTGACCGGCGCGTTCATCATGACCTATAACCTCATCAAAACGGCCTATGCCGGAAGTTTTGTGGCCAACGAAGATGCCGAAGCTGCTCCGCTAGAGAAGGCCTATATCGCGACGAGTGGCGGATGGCATCACCGGTTACTGGAACATAAGCCCGTCATTTTTACGGTGCTCACCCTGGTGGCCATCCTCATTGGCGGGGCGATTGAAATGATCCCTACGTTTCTTATCAAATCCAATGTGCCTACCATCACCAGTGTTAAGCCCTACACGCCCCTTGAACTTCATGGACGCGATATTTATATCCGCGAAGGCTGTGTGAATTGTCATACCCAGATGGTGCGCCCTTTCCGTTCGGAGACCGAGCGCTATGGCGAGTATTCGAAATCAGGAGAGTTTGTCTATGACCACCCGTTCCTGTGGGGCTCGAAGCGCACGGGGCCGGACCTCGCACGCCTCAATGGAAAATATTCCAACACGTGGCACTACAACCACCTGTTGGCTCCCGACGCTGTGTCGACCGGGTCGATCATGCCTGCCTATCCCTGGTTGTTTGAGCAGTCCATTCAGAAGGAGCTGACTCCTGGCAAAATTTCCGCGATGCGAAAAATTGGTGTGCCGTATGAAGCCGGCTATGAAGAAAAAGCCAACGAAGAACTGGAGCAACAAGCCAACGCCATTGCCGCCACGCTGAAAACCGACGGCATCGAAGTGGCCGACGATGCCGAGATCGTCGCCCTCATTGCCTATCTGCAACGACTGGGCAAAGACATCAAAGTGGAAACGGCTAATCCGACGTTGGTCAGTGAAACCCCTAAAAATTGA